In Eupeodes corollae chromosome 3, idEupCoro1.1, whole genome shotgun sequence, a single genomic region encodes these proteins:
- the LOC129950795 gene encoding craniofacial development protein 2-like translates to MLTTPSLPQTQPTTQSRAACRCPRRNQSIDKPSSRCDGMGQAVGRLKAVISTLGSVYSTRGSAYLDVVLLKLSGSDERVTTIRIKATFHHLSLISAHAPTEEKDENTKEEFYELLSKTCEQCPKNDVKILLGYFNAEIGREGIFGRSIGRHSLNDITSGNGLRLVDFLAEKNMVLSSTRFSRPDIHKGPWRSPDDRKCNQIDHVATRIDGRHSSSILGVRT, encoded by the coding sequence ATGTTGACAACCCCCTCCCTCCCGCAAACTCAACCGACCACGCAAAGCAGAGCAGCTTGCCGATGCCCTCGCCGAAATCAAAGCATCGACAAGCCCTCCTCAAGATGCGATGGAATGGGCCAGGCAGTAGGAAGATTGAAGGCTGTGATTTCTACTCTGGGAAGTGTCTACTCGACGAGaggaagcgcttatttggatgtggttttGCTTAAGCTTTCGGGAAGTGACGAGAGagtgacgacaatccgcattaaggccACATTCCACCACCTGAGCCTTATCAGCGCTCATGCCCCGACGGAAGAAAAGGATGAAaataccaaagaagaattctacgAGCTCCTCTCCAAAACATGTgagcaatgtcccaaaaacgatgttaaaattcTCCTGGGATATTTTAACGCAGAAATTGGTAGagaaggcatctttggtagGTCAATCGGAAGACATAGCTTAAACGACATCACATCTGGAAACGGACTTAGGCTTGTTGACTTCCTAGCCgagaaaaacatggtgttgaGTAGCACCAGATTCTCTCGCCCAGATATCCACAAGGGTCCTTGGCGATCCCCCGATGATCGAAAatgcaaccaaatcgatcatgttgctaCTCGTATTGACGGTAGACACTCTTCTAGCATACTTGGCGTTCGTACGTAG